The DNA segment AGGCGGAGGTCCGGCGCGCGAGCGTGGAGGGCGTGGTGCGGCGCTTCTTCGGGGGCGACCCGGAGGCGCTGGCGCGCTACCTGTCGGACGGGGGCGGGGCGGCCGGGGAGGGCCGGTCCGGGGAGGGCTGACCGGCGCGCCGCAGGCACCAGGTGGTCATGCAGCGCAGCCCGTCCACGTTCACGGTCCGGAGCGGCTCCAGCGACTCCGCGCCGAGCCGCGCGGCGGCATCCCGCAGCATGGCCTCGTCCACCAGGAAGCGCTCCGTCCCGTCCGGGAGCGCGAAGCGCCGCCCGCCCAGGGAGCGCACCCGGTCCTCGATCCCGATGTCGGAGGCGAGCCGCGCGAAGAAGATCCCCCCGGGCCGCAGCACCCGCCACGCCTCCGCCAGCATGGCGGCGAAGTGGTCCGGGTCGCGCGCGAAGTGCAGCACGGCGCTGCTCAGCACCGCGTCGAAGGCGGCATCGGGGAAAGACGTCCGCTCCACCGGCTCCGCGCGGA comes from the Longimicrobiaceae bacterium genome and includes:
- a CDS encoding class I SAM-dependent methyltransferase; the encoded protein is MSGPAPRPAPSPAELRAWLGEIDVYLFDQILKGRFVPGMRLLDAGCGRGRNLRYLLGAGFEVYGVDRDPAAVEAARRLAGELRPGLPADRFRAEPVERTSFPDAAFDAVLSSAVLHFARDPDHFAAMLAEAWRVLRPGGIFFARLASDIGIEDRVRSLGGRRFALPDGTERFLVDEAMLRDAAARLGAESLEPLRTVNVDGLRCMTTWCLRRAGQPSPDRPSPAAPPPSDR